Below is a genomic region from Streptomyces roseoviridis.
CGGCTACGAGCGCTGCCCCGACGACCGGGTGTGCACCTTCACCCAGGAGCGCGGCCGGGGCCCGATGACCGCGCACGTGCCCGCGACCGACCCGGTCACCGGGAACCTCGGCAACAGCTACGGCGCCACCGCCGCGCCCCGGTCGGTCTGGAACCGCACCGGCAGGCACGTCTGCTTCTACCCCGAGCCCGCCTTCACCGGCACGTGGACCGACGGCACCGGCAGGACGTACGGGGCGTACGTGGTCCTGCGCGGCGACAGCACGACCGTGCCGGCGCCGTTCGCCGGCAGCTTCCGCTCCCACGAACTCGTCGGCGGAACGGCGGAATGCCAGTGACCGCGAACCACCGCCGCGTGCTCGCGGCCCTCGCCGCCACCGTCGCCGCCCTGGGCCTGGCCGCCTCCGCCGGTGCCGCACCCGCCGCCGAGGAGCCGTCGAGCCCGCTGGCCGTCGGCTGGACGCGAGCGACGCCGGTCGTCCTCGCGCCCGGCGTCACCCACACCACCTGGACGGAGAAGACGCCCGACAACCGGCTGCGGGCCCGCGTCCTCCAGGTCGTCGAGATCGACCCCGGTGCCGGCGCCGCGACCCTGGAGGGCGCCATCGGCACGAGCGACGCCGCCGCCGAGACCGTCCTCGAACAGCTGGCCGCCGTGACGCCCGTCGCCGCCCGCCGGCCCCACGCCGGGGTCAACGGCGGCCTGTTCCAGCGCGAACCGCAGCCGTCCGGCGCCGACGGGAACACCGTGCACACCAGCGTCGCCGTCACCGACGGCGTCCTGCACGCCGCCAGTTGCTGGAACGGCGGACAGGGCAGCAGCGGGGCGGTGATCCAGTACGGCATCCCGTACGTCACCAAGCTCGCCACCGAGCTGAAGCTCACGGCCTCGCCCACCGCGAGCGTGCGCGTCGACGACGTCAACCGGACCCCCGGCCGCATCCCGCAGTGCGCGCGGGACGCCGAGGACACCCGAGTCAGCGACGCGCCCCGGGTCTACGCGGACCCCGACGAGATCGTGGTGTTCACCCCCGACTACGGCACGCCCACCCCCGCCCTCGCCGCGGGCCACGAGGTCGTCCTCGACGCGAAGGGCGTGGTCACCGCCGTCCACGAGAACCGGGGCGGCACCACCGTCCCCGCCGGCGGCCGGATCCTCCAGGGCATCGGCACCGGGGCCGCGTGGCTGCGCACCCACCTGCCGGTCGGCAGCAGGCCGGTCGTCGAGACGAGGCTCCACGACAGGACGCTGGGCCGGGAGATCCCGCTCGACGCGTCCGTCGACGTGGTCAGCTCCCCCCACCAGCTGCTGCGCGGCGGTGCGGTGCCGTCCTCCGACGACCTGCCCAACTCCTGCACCCGCTCCGGCGTGGAGCCCGGTCAGATCGACGGCCGGAGCACCATCTGCACCGACTCGCGCACCGCGCTCGGCGTCGACCTCCAGGGCCGTCCCCTGCTGATCACCCTCACCGGCCAGGACAACGAGGACGGCGACTACCTGCGCGCCTTCGCCGCGCTCCTGGACTCCGGGGAGCTCGGCCTGGTCGACGTGCTCAACCTCGACGGCGGCGGCTCGACCACGCTGGTGACGGGCACGAAGACCCGTACCCCGCCGACGGACACCGACGCGGCGACCGGCGCGAAGGTGCACCGGAAGGTGGCCGACGCCGTGTACACCGGCGTCGGCGGCTACGGCATGTACGCCAAGCCGTAGCCCGGGGCCCGCCGGGCCCTATTCGGCCTTGAACCCGCGGTGCAGCGCCACGATCCCGCCCGTGAGGTTCCGCCAGGCCACCTTCGACCAGCCGGCCTTCTGCAGCATCCCCGCGAGGGTCGGCTGGTCGGGCCAGGACTGGATGGACTCGGCGAGGTAGACGTACGCGTCGGGGTTGGAGGACACCGCCCGCGCGACCGGCGGCAGCGCCCGCATCAGGTACTCCTCGTACACCGTGCGGAACGGCGCCCACGTGGCGTGCGAGAACTCGCAGATGACGATCCGGCCGCCGGGCTTGGTCACCCGGTGCAGCTCGCGCAGCGCCCGGTCGGTGTCCTGGATGTTGCGCAGCCCGAAGGAGATGGTGACGGCGTCGAAGACGTCGTCCTTGAAGGGCAGGCTCATGCCGTCACCCGCGGTGAACGGCATCCACGGGTGCTTGTGCTTGCCGACCCTGAGCATGCCGAGGGAGAAGTCGCACGGCACGACATAGGCCCCGGCGCGGGCGAACGGCTGCGAGGAGGTCGCGGTGCCGGCGGCGAGGTCGAGGATCTTCTGCGCGGGTCGCGCGTCGACCGCCTTGGCGACCTCCTTGCGCCAGCGCCGGTCCTGACCGAGGGAGAGGACGTCGTTGGTGAGGTCGTAGTTCGCCGCCACGTCGTCGAACATGGAGGCGACTTCGTGCGGCTGCTTCTCCAGGGTGGCGCGGGTCACTGGCGTTCGCCTCACTCGTGTCGTACGTGTCGTGCTGCCGGATGGCGTTACGCCCGCATTGTCGCAGGGCCGCCGCGCCGCTCCCGTCAGCGGGCCCGGTACACCAGCCGGCCGCCGAGCACGGTGGCCACACAGGTCCCCGCACCCCGGCGTACCAGGGTCGCCGTGTCGGGGACGTCGAAGACCGCGAAGCGCGCCGGTGCGCCCACCGTCAGGCGCGGGAGCAGCACCAGCGGCACCGGCGACAGCGACGGCGGTCCGGGGAGGCCGTCGGGCCGCCGGCCGATCGCGAGGCCGGCGCGGCGCACCGCGTCCTGGGCGGCCCGGGAGCGGAGCTCGCCGGCGACGGCGACCGTCCCGTGGGCGAGGAGGCGCTGCACGCCGCGGCGGGCGCTGGCGCCGAGCCGGGCCGGGTCGGCTCGGAACAGGGCCCGGGCGCGCTCGCCCGTGACCGGCTCGGTGCCGTAGGCGTCGGCCTCGCGCGGGTCCGGGTGGTAGGTCTGCTCCAGCAGCTCGGGGCCGTACGGGTTGAGCAGTCCGGGCAGCAGGAGGCCGGGCCAGCGGCGCGCCCGGGCGCCCGGGTGGGCGGCCGCGAGCTCCTCGTACGGGCCGACGGCCGCGATCCGCGCGCCGTCGACGAGGACGGAGGTCTCCGGCGACGCGTCGGCGGCGTGCAGGGTCAGCAACGCGGCCTCAGTTCGCGTCCAGCAGCTTCAGCTCGGGGTGGGCGGTGCCGCCCTCGATCGCGATCGAGGAGATGTGCGAGGCGACGCGCTCGTCGACCGGGTCGTTCGCCGGGTCGTCGTGCACGACCAGGTGCTCGTACGTCGTGGAGCGCTGGGCCGGGACGCGGCCGGCCTTGCGGATCAGGTCGATGATCTCCAGCCGGTTCGAGCGGTGCTTGGCGCCCGCCGAGGAGACCACGTTCTCCTCCAGCATGATCGAGCCCAGGTCGTCCGCGCCGTAGTGCAGCGACAGCTGGCCGACCTCCTTGCCGGTGGTGAGCCAGGAGCCCTGGATGTGGGCCACGTTGTCGAGGAACAGCCGCGCGATGGCGATCATGCGCAGGTACTCGAAGAGGGTCGCCTGCGTGCGGCCCTTCAGGTGGTTGTTCTCCGGCTGGTACGTGTACGGGATGAAGGCCCGGAAGCCGCCGGTCCGGTCCTGCACGTCCCGGATCATCCGCAGGTGCTCGATGCGCTCGGCGTTGGTCTCGCCGGTGCCCATCAGCATCGTGGAAGTGGACTCCACGCCCAGCCGGTGGGCGATCTCCATGATCTCCAGCCAGCGCTCGCCGCTCTCCTTCAGCGGGGCGATGGCCTTGCGCGGCCGCGCCGGGAGCAGCTCGGCGCCGGCACCGGCGAAGGAGTCCAGACCGGCCTCGTGGATGCGGGTGATGGCCTCCTCGACGGAGACGCCGGAGATGCGGGCCATGTGCTCGACCTCGGACGCGCCGAGGGAGTGGATGACCAGCTGCGGGAATTCCTTCTTGATGGCGGCGAAGTGCTTCTCGTAGTACTCGACGCCGAAGTCGGGGTGGTGGCCGCCCTGGAACATGATCTGGGTGCCGCCGAGCTCCACGGTCTCCGCGCAGCGGCGCAGGATGTCGTCGAGGTCGCGGGTCCAGCCGTTCTTGGTGTCCTTCGGGGGCGCGTAGAAGGCGCAGAACTTGCACGCCGTCACACAGACGTTCGTGTAGTTGATGTTGCGCTCGATGATGTAGGTGGCGATGTGCTCGGTCCCCGCGTACCGGCGGCGGCGCACGGCGTCCGCGGCGGAGCCCAGGGCGTGCAGCGGCGCCCGGCGGTACAGGTCGAGCGCCTCCTCGGGAGTGATGCGGCCACCCGCGGCGGCGCGGTCGAGAACGGCTGCGACATCAGGAGACGTGAGTTCGGCCTTCTCGGTCACCGGGTGTGTCCCTTTCGGAGGGGTGTGTACGCGTTCCGGCGCGTACGGAGCGGACCGAGCCAGCCTACGCCAGGGCCCCCGCGCGGATTCGTCCCGGTCCCGAGCCAACCGATCGCGTGCGGGAACCCTCTCCTTCTCCGGAATCCGCCCTATCACCCGAATCGCACCGGCACCACACCGCACCGCCCGCATCTCACCAGCACCGCACCGCACCGGAGACCCTCCATGACACGTCGACGCCCGATCCGCGCCCTCGCGGCAGCCCTCGCCCTCGGCACCACGCTCGCCGTGGCGACCGGCTGCTCGGACGAGGGCGAGACGGTCTCCTTCGACACGCCGAGGAGCGACCGCCCCACGAACCAGCGGGCCGTCCAGCAGCACAAGGACACGAAGGCGAAGCCCGGCACCCCGGTGCCCGAGACGGTCCTGCCCACCGGCCCCAAGGCGGAGTTCACCACGGCCAACACCGTCGAGGACGGCACGAAGATCGGCGTCACCGAGCTCCGCGGCGAGAAGTCCGGGTTCACGGGCAAGGTGTGGGTGTGGGCCCCGAAACAGTATTTCGATCCGAAGTACGCCGACAGCGGCTTCCCCGTCCTCATCGCGCTGCCCGGAGGACTCGGCTATCCCACGAATTACTGGATGGGCACCGACCTGAAACTGCAGTCGAGCATCGCCCGGTGGTCCGAGGAGGGAAAGAGCCTTCCGTTCATCGTCGTGATGCCTGTTCTCAACCCGAACGACAAGGCGTACTACGACGGCAGTGATATCCCCGGGCAGCCGAGAATGGGCACCTGGCTGACCGAGGACGTGCCCGATTTCGTCCGGGCCAATTTCCGCACGTTCAGGTCCCGGGACGGCTGGGCCTTCATGGGCTCGTCGTCGGGCGGCTTCGTCGGCCTGAAGTCGGTGCTCCAGAAACCCGACAGGTTCAAGGCCGTCATCGCCTCCGGGCCGGACCTCGTGCCGGACTCGCCGCTGTGGAAGGGGCACGAGAAGGAGCGGCAGGCGAACAGCCCGGAGCGGCTCGCCAAGGCACTCGGTACGAAGCCGGACACCCGGGCGAACCAGGTCTACCTGGCGTTCCAGATGGGCACGAAGGAGACCTGGATGGCCCCGCGCCTGAACGCCTTCATCAGGACCTACACCAAGGGCCCGGTGAAGTCGCGGCTGCAGATCATCCCCAACGGGGGGCACAACGCCACCAGCTACGTACGGGGGATGGACATGGGCTCGATCGCCTGGATCAGCAAGCACCTCCAGGCGCCGATCCCCTCCTCCTGAGCCTCAGGTCCTCCCGGCTCAGGAGCGCCGGGCTTCGAGCAGCTCGACCCGTACGTCCGCGGGGAAACCGGTCGTCGGACCGGTCCTGCGGGCGAACTCGCGCACGCCGGCGAGCTGCTCGGGCCCGAAGCGGAAGTCGAGCGTACGGAAGTACCGCTCCAGCAGCTCCGCGTCGAAGGTCTCCCAGCGCGCCGCCTGCTCGGCGACCTTGGCGACCTCCTCCAGGGACAGGTCGCGCGAGGCCAGGAAGGCCCGGTGCACGTCGCGTACGGTCTCCGGCTCGCGGGCCAGGAAGTCCTTGCGGGCCGCCCACACGGCGAAGACGAACGGGAGCCCCGTCCACTCCTTCCACATCAGCCCCAGGTCGTGGACCCGCAGCCCCAGCCGGGGCGCGTCGTGCAGCGAGGCCCGCAGCGCCGCGTCCCCGATGAGCACGGCCGCCTCCGCCTCCTGCATCATCAGGCCGAGGTCGGGCGGACACGTGTAGTAGTCGGGCGTCACGCCGTACCGCTCGGCGAGCAGCAGCTGCGCCAGGCGCACGGAGGTGCGGGAGGTGGATCCGAGCGCCACCCGCGCGCCGTCCAGGTCCTCCAGCGGCAGCTGGGAGACGATCACGCACGACATGACCGGCCCGTCGCAGCCGACGGCGATGTCGGGCAGGGCGACCAGCTCGTCGGCGTGCCGGAGGTACTCGACGAGGGTGATGGGACCGATGTCGAGATCGCCCCGGACGAGCCGCTCGCTGAGCTTCTCCGGGGTGTCCTTCGTGAGCTCGAGATCGAGGAGCGTTCCGGTCCGGGCCAGGCCCCAGTAGAGGGGGAGGCAGTTCAGGAACTGGATGTGTCCGACCCGGGGCCGGCTGCGCTGGTGGTCATCGGATGCATTGTCCACATCGCGAGGCTAGTCCCGTCTCGAACGGTGGACATCGCCGGGGCGCGTGTCAGCGCGTTCGGGCGGATCAAACATCCGAGTGACGTGATCTTTACCTCTACCGCTTCGCGCACACTGCGTGCTACGCTCAACGCAAGTTGCAGTTTGGTTTCCCTTGCAGTACAGAGCCTGCGGAGCATGTGACCCGCAGGCTTTTGTAGTTTTCAGACTTGTTTGCAGGTTCTGGAGCAGGGCGACCCTTTGGCCCATAGGAGGGCTCATGGCTACCGGAACCGTGAAGTGGTTCAACGCTGAAAAGGGCTTCGGCTTCATTGCCCAGGAAGGCGGCGGCCCGGATGTCTTCGTCCACTACTCCGCGATCAACGCGTCTGGTTTCCGCTCCCTCGAGGAGAACCAGCAGGTGACCTTCGACGTCACCCAGGGCCCGAAGGGTCCGCAGGCGGAGAACGTCACCCCGGCCTAAGGCCACCGGGTCGACTTATCGCGATCTTCGAGAGCAGTACCCAAGGAGCCCCGCTCCGTGCACGTCAGCGCACGAGCGGGGCTCCTGCCGTTCCTGCGGGTTCCTGCCGTTCCTGCCGCCGGATTCGTAGTCTGGGCGTATGACCGAACGGAAACCGCCCGGAGTCAGTTTCGAGTCGTTCGTCGACAAGCAGATCCGCGAGGCGGCCGAGCGCGGTGATTTCGCCGCTCTGTCCGGCTTCGGCAAGCCGCTCCCGGACGAGGCCGCGCCCTACGACGAGCTGTGGTGGGTCAAGCAGAAGCTGCACCGCGAGGGCGCCTCGGTGCTGCCGCCGTCCCTGGCCCTGCGCAAGGCCGCCGAGGACGCGGCGGAGGCGGCCCGCACGGCCGTCTCCGAGTCCCAGGTCCGCCGGATCCTCGGCGAGATCAACACCCGCATCGCCGAGGCCCTGGCCCGCCCGCCGGCCGGCCCGCCGCTGAACCTGACACTCTTCGACGTCGAGGCGGCGGTGGCGGAGTGGCGCGAGACGAGAGACCGCGCCGGCTCTTGAACGCGTTCGGCCAGGATCCCGCGCATCCAGGGGGGTGATCGGGGGGCTCGGGACGCGGGGGCGCCCCCGGGCGGGATCTCCTCCCGCGCTCAGGAGGGGATTCCCCGTGCTTCGCACGGCTCGCCGCCGCGCCGTCCCGCGCCCCGCGCTTCCGCGCACCGCGCTCGCCACCGCCGTCGTCCTGGCCGCCACCAGCGGTCTGACCGGCACCCCGACCCTTCCCGCCGCCGCCGAGGACCCGGCGCCCGCGCCCGCGCCGGCGGCGGACGAGGTCGTGATCCACTCCGGGAACGTGCACCTGATCGCCGACGTGGAGGGCTGGTTCCTGTAAGGCGGCGGCGCGGAGGAGTACGTGCAGGGGGAACCCAAATCCCGGCGCGGGGCGTCCACTTGACGCGTACTCATCTACGCTGTGCGCGTTCGACCGACCACGGACCAGGGACGACCAGGGGGAACCACCGGCATGAGCGGCGGGGACGGCAAAGGGAAGAAGAGGGACGGCGGGGGCAGCGGGATGGAACCGCTCAAGCCCGGCGACCCGCGCTCGATCGGCCCGTACCGGCTGCTCGGGCGGCTCGGGTCCGGCGGGATGGGGCGGGTGTTCCTGGCCCGCTCCGAGGGCGGGCGCACGGTGGCCGTGAAGGTCGTGCACGAGGAGCACGCGCAGGACCCGCAGTTCCGGGCCCGGTTCCGCCGGGAGGTCGACTCCGTGCGGAAGGTCGGCGAGCACTACACCGCCCCCGTCCTGGACGCCGACCCCGAGGCGGACCGGCCCTGGGTCGCCACCGGTTTCGTGCCCGGGCCGTCCCTCGAGCAGGTCGTACGGGAACGGGGCCCGCTGCCCGCCGACTCCATCCTCGCCCTCGCCCTCGGCCTGCTGCGCGCCCTCCAGGGCATCCACGGCGCCGGGATCCTGCACCGGGACCTCAAGCCGTCCAACGTGATGCTCACCGTCGAGGGCCCCCGGGTGATCGACTTCGGCATCGCGCGGGCCCTGGAGCCCTCGGTCGAATCCCTGCTCACCAGCACCGGCATGGTCGTCGGCTCGCCCGGCTTCATGGCCCCCGAGCAGGTCCGCGGCGACACCCTTGGACCGGCCGCCGACGTCTTCGCGCTCGGCTGTGTCCTGATGTACGCGGCGACCGGCCGGCTGCCCTTCGGCCACGGCGCCAGCAACCAGCACGCGATCATGTTCCAGATCGTCGAGGCCGAGCCCGACCTCGACCGGATCGAGTCCGAGGAGCTGCGCGGATTCGTCGCCCGCTGCCTCGTCAAGGACCCCGAGCAGCGGCCCCCCATCGCGGCCCTGCTCGCCGATCCCGCCCTGCCCGGCGAGGAGACCGGCCGCGCCGCGGCCGCCGGGGCCTGGCTGCCGCCCGACCTGGTGGCCCGGCTCGCCCGGCAGGCGGCCCGGCTGCTCGACGTGGAAGCGCTGTCCGAGGAGCTGGAGCGGGGCGCCGCCGAGAAGGTGACGGAGCGGACCGACCAGGACGAACGCTCCGACGGGGCCGCCCGGGCCGGCAAGGGGGCCAAGGCGGCTCCCGGGGCCGTTGCCGGAGCCGGTTCCGGGGCCGGCGACCCGTCCGGAGCCGCTTCCGGTGCCGCCGACCCGTCCGGCACCGGTGACGGCACCGGTGACGGCACCGGAACCGTCGGGCCGCTGTCCAAGGGCCCCGAAGAGGGCGGGCCCGCGGGCCGGGCCCCGCGCGCCACACCCGTCACGGCCGGCGCCCGGCGTGAGCCGCGCCGCGCCTCCCGCGTCTGGGCGGTCGTGGCCGCCGTCTTCGTCGTCCTCGGCGTCAGCGGCACCGTCGTCAAGCTCATCGACGACGGCGCCCACGAGCGCGGCGTCCAGGGCTCCCCCGGCGCCTCCGGGACCGCCGCGCCGCCCACCACCGGCACCGGCCCCTCGTCCGCTCCCCCGCCCGGCACGCCCACCACGGCCCCCGGCCAGACCCCGACGACGGCCGCGCCGCCGCCCGGCAGCCCGGGCGGCGCCGTCGGCGGCGCCTCGGGCGGCTCCGGGGGCGGCCTGCCCGCCAGCGGCGGCGGTACGGCCTCGGGCGGGGGCTCCGCGTCCGGCGGGTCGGTGTCGGGCGGCTCCCCGGGCGGGTCGGTGTCCGGCGGGTCGGTGTCCGGCTCCTCGTCCGGCGGCTCCTCGTCCGGCGGCACCGCCGCCCGGCCGCCCGCCACCACGGCCCCGAAACCGCCCGCGACCAGCGACAACCGGGTCCCGTCGGCCTTCGTCGGCACCTGGAAGTACACCGCCGACTACAACATCAGCCAGCCCGAGACGGTCTACATCTACCGGGTGGCCCCCGGCCAGATCGCCACCCGCATGATCACCAACATCAACGGGGCGCACTGCGAGTACGTGGCCAAGCTGGTCTCGATCACCGACGGCGGCAAGCGCATCAACCTGGGCACCACCACCGTCGACCAGGCCAAGTCCGGCGGGTACCCCTACTGCACCAACGGCGACACGTCCGCCTTCAAGCTCGCCGTGCCGAGCGGCATCCTCCGCGATGTGGGCCCCTCCCACGGCGAGGGCTACCACTACCACCGGGCCTGATGGAGGCAGGGAACGGGCGGGCCGCCCGCGCGCGTCGTACGGTGGGCCCCATGAAGAGCGCCGAGCTTCTCCTTGACGCCTTCGGCCGGGTCCAGGAGGCCGTGCACGAGGCCGTCGAGGGCCTGACGGAGGACGACCTGGCCGTACGGATCGACCCCGAGGCCAACTCGATCGCGTGGCTCGTCTGGCACCTCACCCGGATCCAGGACGACCACGTCGCCGACGCGTTCGGTACCGAACAGGTGTGGACGGCCGACGGCTGGTCCGGCCGTTTCGGCCTGCCCTTCCCCGACGACGCCACCGGCTTCGGCCACGGCAGCGAGGAGGTCGGCGCCGTCCGCGCACCCGCCGACCTGCTCCTCGGCTACTACGACGCCGTCCACGCCCGCACCCTCGACCACGTCGGCTCCCTCGGCGACGACGACCTGGACCGGGTCGTCGACACCCGCTGGACCCCGCACGTCACCCTGGGCGTCCGGCTGATCAGCGTGATCGCCGAGGACAACCAGCACGCGGGGCAGGCGGCGTACGTACGCGGGGTCGTGGAGCGCCGCTGAGGGGTGCGCCCTGTCCGGGGGGGCCTCCGGACAGGGCGGCCCACGCCTCCGGACGGCGCTGTTGGGGTCCGCGCGGGGGGCGGTTCCCGCCTGGGAGCAGGACGGTTCACGTCTCCGCGCGGGACGGCCCACGCCTGCGGACGGGACTGGTGGGCCCCCGCGGCGGGTCGCCTCGCGTCTTGGGCGGCCTTTGGGCGGTCTCGTTCACGCCTCCGCGTGCTCCGGTGCCGTGCGCTGCCGGGCGAGGTTCCGCTCCAGGAGCCGGGTCGAGGCCGCGACGCCGA
It encodes:
- a CDS encoding phosphodiester glycosidase family protein; this translates as MTANHRRVLAALAATVAALGLAASAGAAPAAEEPSSPLAVGWTRATPVVLAPGVTHTTWTEKTPDNRLRARVLQVVEIDPGAGAATLEGAIGTSDAAAETVLEQLAAVTPVAARRPHAGVNGGLFQREPQPSGADGNTVHTSVAVTDGVLHAASCWNGGQGSSGAVIQYGIPYVTKLATELKLTASPTASVRVDDVNRTPGRIPQCARDAEDTRVSDAPRVYADPDEIVVFTPDYGTPTPALAAGHEVVLDAKGVVTAVHENRGGTTVPAGGRILQGIGTGAAWLRTHLPVGSRPVVETRLHDRTLGREIPLDASVDVVSSPHQLLRGGAVPSSDDLPNSCTRSGVEPGQIDGRSTICTDSRTALGVDLQGRPLLITLTGQDNEDGDYLRAFAALLDSGELGLVDVLNLDGGGSTTLVTGTKTRTPPTDTDAATGAKVHRKVADAVYTGVGGYGMYAKP
- a CDS encoding demethylmenaquinone methyltransferase, translated to MTRATLEKQPHEVASMFDDVAANYDLTNDVLSLGQDRRWRKEVAKAVDARPAQKILDLAAGTATSSQPFARAGAYVVPCDFSLGMLRVGKHKHPWMPFTAGDGMSLPFKDDVFDAVTISFGLRNIQDTDRALRELHRVTKPGGRIVICEFSHATWAPFRTVYEEYLMRALPPVARAVSSNPDAYVYLAESIQSWPDQPTLAGMLQKAGWSKVAWRNLTGGIVALHRGFKAE
- a CDS encoding imidazolonepropionase-like domain-containing protein, with product MLTLHAADASPETSVLVDGARIAAVGPYEELAAAHPGARARRWPGLLLPGLLNPYGPELLEQTYHPDPREADAYGTEPVTGERARALFRADPARLGASARRGVQRLLAHGTVAVAGELRSRAAQDAVRRAGLAIGRRPDGLPGPPSLSPVPLVLLPRLTVGAPARFAVFDVPDTATLVRRGAGTCVATVLGGRLVYRAR
- the mqnC gene encoding cyclic dehypoxanthinyl futalosine synthase, translating into MTEKAELTSPDVAAVLDRAAAGGRITPEEALDLYRRAPLHALGSAADAVRRRRYAGTEHIATYIIERNINYTNVCVTACKFCAFYAPPKDTKNGWTRDLDDILRRCAETVELGGTQIMFQGGHHPDFGVEYYEKHFAAIKKEFPQLVIHSLGASEVEHMARISGVSVEEAITRIHEAGLDSFAGAGAELLPARPRKAIAPLKESGERWLEIMEIAHRLGVESTSTMLMGTGETNAERIEHLRMIRDVQDRTGGFRAFIPYTYQPENNHLKGRTQATLFEYLRMIAIARLFLDNVAHIQGSWLTTGKEVGQLSLHYGADDLGSIMLEENVVSSAGAKHRSNRLEIIDLIRKAGRVPAQRSTTYEHLVVHDDPANDPVDERVASHISSIAIEGGTAHPELKLLDAN
- a CDS encoding alpha/beta hydrolase, which codes for MTRRRPIRALAAALALGTTLAVATGCSDEGETVSFDTPRSDRPTNQRAVQQHKDTKAKPGTPVPETVLPTGPKAEFTTANTVEDGTKIGVTELRGEKSGFTGKVWVWAPKQYFDPKYADSGFPVLIALPGGLGYPTNYWMGTDLKLQSSIARWSEEGKSLPFIVVMPVLNPNDKAYYDGSDIPGQPRMGTWLTEDVPDFVRANFRTFRSRDGWAFMGSSSGGFVGLKSVLQKPDRFKAVIASGPDLVPDSPLWKGHEKERQANSPERLAKALGTKPDTRANQVYLAFQMGTKETWMAPRLNAFIRTYTKGPVKSRLQIIPNGGHNATSYVRGMDMGSIAWISKHLQAPIPSS
- a CDS encoding menaquinone biosynthesis protein, which translates into the protein MDNASDDHQRSRPRVGHIQFLNCLPLYWGLARTGTLLDLELTKDTPEKLSERLVRGDLDIGPITLVEYLRHADELVALPDIAVGCDGPVMSCVIVSQLPLEDLDGARVALGSTSRTSVRLAQLLLAERYGVTPDYYTCPPDLGLMMQEAEAAVLIGDAALRASLHDAPRLGLRVHDLGLMWKEWTGLPFVFAVWAARKDFLAREPETVRDVHRAFLASRDLSLEEVAKVAEQAARWETFDAELLERYFRTLDFRFGPEQLAGVREFARRTGPTTGFPADVRVELLEARRS
- a CDS encoding cold-shock protein, yielding MATGTVKWFNAEKGFGFIAQEGGGPDVFVHYSAINASGFRSLEENQQVTFDVTQGPKGPQAENVTPA
- a CDS encoding DUF1992 domain-containing protein; translated protein: MTERKPPGVSFESFVDKQIREAAERGDFAALSGFGKPLPDEAAPYDELWWVKQKLHREGASVLPPSLALRKAAEDAAEAARTAVSESQVRRILGEINTRIAEALARPPAGPPLNLTLFDVEAAVAEWRETRDRAGS
- a CDS encoding serine/threonine-protein kinase, translated to MSGGDGKGKKRDGGGSGMEPLKPGDPRSIGPYRLLGRLGSGGMGRVFLARSEGGRTVAVKVVHEEHAQDPQFRARFRREVDSVRKVGEHYTAPVLDADPEADRPWVATGFVPGPSLEQVVRERGPLPADSILALALGLLRALQGIHGAGILHRDLKPSNVMLTVEGPRVIDFGIARALEPSVESLLTSTGMVVGSPGFMAPEQVRGDTLGPAADVFALGCVLMYAATGRLPFGHGASNQHAIMFQIVEAEPDLDRIESEELRGFVARCLVKDPEQRPPIAALLADPALPGEETGRAAAAGAWLPPDLVARLARQAARLLDVEALSEELERGAAEKVTERTDQDERSDGAARAGKGAKAAPGAVAGAGSGAGDPSGAASGAADPSGTGDGTGDGTGTVGPLSKGPEEGGPAGRAPRATPVTAGARREPRRASRVWAVVAAVFVVLGVSGTVVKLIDDGAHERGVQGSPGASGTAAPPTTGTGPSSAPPPGTPTTAPGQTPTTAAPPPGSPGGAVGGASGGSGGGLPASGGGTASGGGSASGGSVSGGSPGGSVSGGSVSGSSSGGSSSGGTAARPPATTAPKPPATSDNRVPSAFVGTWKYTADYNISQPETVYIYRVAPGQIATRMITNINGAHCEYVAKLVSITDGGKRINLGTTTVDQAKSGGYPYCTNGDTSAFKLAVPSGILRDVGPSHGEGYHYHRA
- a CDS encoding mycothiol transferase; translation: MKSAELLLDAFGRVQEAVHEAVEGLTEDDLAVRIDPEANSIAWLVWHLTRIQDDHVADAFGTEQVWTADGWSGRFGLPFPDDATGFGHGSEEVGAVRAPADLLLGYYDAVHARTLDHVGSLGDDDLDRVVDTRWTPHVTLGVRLISVIAEDNQHAGQAAYVRGVVERR